Proteins found in one Oryza glaberrima chromosome 4, OglaRS2, whole genome shotgun sequence genomic segment:
- the LOC127772224 gene encoding protein GL2-INTERACTING REPRESSOR 1: MSRSNKKSSRGIDLKLNLSLPARGDSSSRRAMAADEESSPSSCLSSENEHGLQWSNSPEATSMVLAACPRCFIYVMLPQDDPRCPQCKSPVILDFLQQDNGNNNANSNSSRKTRRG, translated from the coding sequence ATGAGCCGCAGCAACAAGAAGAGCTCCAGGGGCATCGACCTGAAGCTGAACCTCTCGCTGCCGGCGAGAGGGGACTCGTCGTCCAGGAGGGCGatggccgccgacgaggagtcGTCGCCGAGCTCGTGCCTGTCGTCGGAGAACGAGCACGGCCTGCAGTGGTCCAACAGCCCGGAGGCGACGTCCATGGTGCTCGCCGCCTGCCCTCGCTGCTTCATCTACGTCATGCTCCCGCAGGATGATCCGCGGTGCCCGCAGTGCAAGAGCCCCGTGATCCTTGACTTCCTGCAGCAGGACAACGGCAACAACAACGCCAACAGCAATAGCAGCAGGAAGACCAGGAGAGGGTGA
- the LOC127771456 gene encoding transcription repressor OFP13-like, producing the protein MPPLNPPHLHFGKLRKRARAVAAGGGRQPAAAMAKKGLVGILYKLRDVHHRAPPTPTSPSSSSSPHCHGRHQLCYPPAPSSWPWPSCRHPRTSSFRWPTAPQQGQADDDAAAAAGTVYRTVNTVYDTSSLEHFNPRRSSLDEASSCIADRSFFAVESEVEVEEEEEKEKEKELQLRETAVVRGVRSERLFFEPAGAEFLPKQEMARGKNDDEATAMDVVARKNDDVDEATPMTTPQTGKNEAEAAEAAALKGGAVVLTVESEDPYGDFRSSMADMVAAHGLRDWEGLEELLAWYLKLNAKGVHGVIVGAFIDMLVSLASSPIPSQSPSSSCITFEDYSSATMEEES; encoded by the exons ATGCCTCCCCTGAACCCTCCCCACCTCCACTTCGGAAAGCTCAGGAAGCGggcgcgcgccgtggccgccggcggcggacgccaGCCGGCTGCTGCCATGGCCAAGAAGGGGCTCGTTGGTATCCTGTACAAGCTCCGCGACGTGCACCatcgcgcgccgccgacgccgacgtcgccctcgtcgtcgtcgtccccgcaCTGCCACGGCCGGCATCAGCTCTGCtacccgccggcgccgtcgtcgtggccgtggccgtcgtGCCGGCACCCGCGCACCAGCTCGTTCAGGTGGCCGACGGCGCCGCAGCAGGGGCAggcggacgacgacgccgccgccgccgccggcaccgtgTACCGCACCGTGAACACTGTCTACGACACGTCGTCGCTGGAGCACTTCAACCCGCGGCGCTCCTCCCTGGACGAGGCGTCGTCCTGCATTGCTGACCGGAGCTTCTTCGCCGTGGAgtcggaggtggaggtggaggaggaggaggagaaggagaaggagaaggagctgCAGCTGCGTGAGACGGCCGTCGTGCGCGGCGTCCGCTCGGAGCGGCTCTTCTTCGAGCCCGCCGGCGCGGAGTTCTTGCCCAAGCAG GAAATGGCGCGAGGCAAGAACGACGACGAGGCGACAGCCATGGACGTCGTCGCTCGCAAgaacgacgacgtcgacgaggcGACGCCGATGACCACGCCGCAGACCGGCAAGAACGAAGCggaagcggcggaggccgccgcgctgaagggcggcgcggtggtgctGACGGTGGAGTCGGAGGACCCCTACGGCGACTTCAGGTCGTCGATGGCGGACATGGTGGCGGCGCACGGGCTGCGGGACTGGGAGGGCCTGGAGGAGCTCCTGGCGTGGTACCTCAAGCTGAACGCCAAGGGCGTCCATGGCGTCATCGTGGGGGCCTTCATCGACATGCTCGTGAGCCTCGCGTCCTCGCCGATCCCGTCGCAGTCGCCCTCGTCGTCGTGCATCACCTTCGAGGACTACTCGTCGGcgaccatggaggaggagagctaa